The genome window tctctgtcctatctaacaatgacgacatcagtaacaacaacaataataactacaacaacaatgaaaaacgagggcaacaaaagggaaaataagtaaatataaaacatttaaaaagagaattatcTTATTTGTATTTGAATCACATGTAGTATCCAACTACTTTCCTTTCACTATCATTGTCTTTCCTGCTCCTGGAAGGTGAAAAAAAACATATAAGCACATTTATGATAAGCTGTTCTGTTTTCTatttcagaagaatgaaagtcaGGTAAACTTTAGGAGCTGAGACTGGGTATTGCACAATAGTGGACCAACTGGGCACTATATTTACTTGTATAGAACTGAAGGAGTaaggggcttggcagtggtgcacttagttaagtgcacacatcatcatgcacgaggacctgggtttgagccccgactctgcacctgcagtggggggggaggcttcacaagtggtgaagcaggtactgcaggtgtctttctttctccatgtctatctcactctcccctttcaatttcctatcaaaaatagtagtagtagtagtagtagtagtagtagtagtagtagtaataataataataatagaaatgagGAAGTTGAGAAGGCATTGGGGACCTAGTGCACAAGGGTGGAGAAGGAGCTAGACTGGTGAAAGGAGTGGTATGCAGACaggtaagaaattgtactcatgtgacaataGTTGTCCAGTAAATCATCATTTCCTtagtaaagcaataaaaaaagaaatgatggatAATCACAAATGACTCTTCTTTCTGTTTATTCACAGGAAGCTTAACCCCATGCCTCTATAAGTTTCCTGACCACACTTTGAGTCATGGCTTTCCTCCCATGCACCAGCCTCTCCTGGCAGAGGACCCCACAGCCCCTGATTTTAAGCAGGAACTCAGGCGGAAAAGCAAATTGGCTGAAGAACCAATAGACATGGATTCTCCAGAAATACGAGAACTTGAAAAGTTTGCCAATGAATTCAAAGTGAGAAGAATTAAGTTAGGTATGTACTTGTTCAGAGAGCGGGGGCAAACAGCTCTGCAAATCTTTCCTGTCCTACTGTTCAGTCTCATATTCTGCTCAAAAGTCCAGGGCAGTTTCTCATTCTGTGTTGCTACCGTGGATTTTAGTTAGTCTCATTGTGACAAATGACAACAAAACTTGATTTCTTTGTAAATTTTTAATGTGCTGAAtacatttgtctttttaaaattaatagttCTCTTGTTCAAAACTTAGATTTGAAGTGTTGACTTCTAATATATTTCATTTGAATAGATGGTATTTTTATATGATTCAAAAGTACAAAAGTGTGTAAATGGAATAtattcttctgcttctcctttctATCAGAGTCGTTCTAAAGTCCTTTTTGTGTGTATAAACTAAAACACACACTCTTTCTACATATGTGGcttactttttcatttaactatttattttggacacTAGATAGTCTTGCTTTGAgagtggctttttattttttattaatgatttaatattgatttacaaaatgggtataattattttttaatgaatgtcAAATTTCATTTGATGACTATAACACGATCTATTTATTCAATCCCTGTAATACAGTTTAGATAGTTTTCGATCTTAAATTCATGGAAAGTATCAGAAAGACTAATTTAATAAATGCCATTTCGTATCTACTTAAACATATGTTTTGGAAAGCAAAGAATAAGTGCTGGATCCAGCATATATTTATCTGTAATTTTGATGTTTTCAGTGTGGTTTAAGCTATATGAAATTTCACCAACACCATGAGCATATTTCTTTCAGAATTCGGGCTCTACCAATCCAAGAACTTTTTAGACAgaaatatttctttaattattgctattatctttttacttttttctttaatggcATAATCCTTAACACTTAGAACAGTGACTGATACAGAGTAAGTAAATAGTCTGGAAGGAAAGGAAAACCTGCCTTTAACTTTCTACGCATTTATACATCAGAGAGGTCATAGTAGGGAGGACCTCATGGTAGTTTGCTCCCAAATTTCTATCGTAAGTGAAAAATGAAGGGTGCTCCTTCATGTATCTGACAGTCACTGGTAACTCCTCTTCTGTGCATTGTCTGCTCATTCCTTTTGATCACTTTCTATTGAAGTGACTGTAACATCAAATAGCTCCCACAATTAACCCTGATGGAAATTCATGAAATAGTATGTGTATTTTGGGAATGGAATGGTTATTCATTACAATTCAAATCTCCGCACTTGTGGAATGAACTACAGgtaattttataataatatttatttctggCTGTTGTCTGTTAACATTTCATACATATAGGTAAGTAGCCTCAGGCCCTGAGTTAATACATAGCTACTGTATGCAATAAACAGAGTGTTAGGCATTTTATAACATTCATTTTCAGTTTGCTATTGATATGACTGTGAATGTTTCAAATTCCTCATGAATGCTATATCAAATTGTAACCTGAAATGTTTGCAACAATCAATGAGGAGCTTTTGCTTGGAGACAGAAGCATCACCAAATGATACGATATATGCCTGCAGGTGGATATACAATGTGCTGCCATCAGAGTCTTCTAATGACATGTTCTTGGAAGGGAAAGTGAGCATGATTCTTAACGTTATCCAGTGCCATTTAACTGCATAGCTAAACTTACACTCTTGGGACAAATATCTATGATGTTGTAGGGAGCAAATATCTGCCATTCCAAAGTATGTGTGTGGCAGGAAGTTAATTTCATGGAGCTTTGAAGACACAGTATGAATTAGCTTCCTAGGTAGCATTTGGTCTGTGGGGAGGATATGACTTGAATCTTCGTGCTTTTGTCTTTCCAGAGGAACTTCCTCACTCAGCCCTCGTTAACTCTTTCTGATATCTCTTACATTAACTAAGCTTTTTAAAAGGtggtatgatggtggaaaagagccTAAGTTGGGGGATAAAAATGTTCTGCCGACGCCTATCACGGATAaaagagaaattgtactcatgctGTAATAACTGAACATTAAACCATCAGCCCCCAAATAAAATTAGTTTAACAAAGAATTTTGGgagctaggcggtggtgcacctggttgagtgcacatgttacaatgtacaaggacctgagttcaaatcgtTGGTCCCCaaatggagggggaaagctttgtgggcgttaaagcagtgctttaggcgtctccccctcttttattttaatgttttattatatttatttatttattggatagagacaaccagatattgagaggggaggggagatagagagggagagagacagagagacacctgcagccctgcttcatcactcgtaaagctttccccctgcggatggagacctggggtctcaaacttggtccttggctttgtaacatgtgagctcaaccaggtgcgccaccactaggCCCACATTTTTCCTCTTGTCTCccgctttcctcttgatttttcttggtctctagccaataaatgaatgaatgaatgaatgaatgaatgaatgaatgaatgttgtTAGAACAGggttcaggcggtggcgcacagggttaagcacacaaagaacTAAAGTCAGGATCCCGCTCAAAGTCCTGGTTGGATTCCTCAGTTCCCCGCCTATCGggctgggggtcacttcacaggcggcgaagcaagtctgcaggtgtctttctctctctgttctctgtctccccattccctctcagtttctctctgttctatccaataaaaaaaggaaaaataaatggcaccaggagcagtggatttctagtgcaggcacagagccccagagataatccaggGGGCAATAAAAGAGTATCAAGTACAGactacagtaaataaataaaggtctgTAGGGACATGATTACTCAGCATTTCTGAAGAACCCAGAACTCACAGAATCTCTTCTCTCAGAATGATTTCTTTCCACCAGGTCAATTATACGTATATTTTAAATCATATTTGATGTATTATACATTACTAGGTTATGccattatatatttaataatcaGAATAACGGCACAGTGATTTGCAAGTGTTTTATACAATGCTTGTAACACACCTATACATTTTGGGTAAATATTATGAATAACAGATGCTCtgatttggacttttttttttttacttctagacaaaaaaaatgtattaagcTGAAGAGATTTTTTGGGAAGTTACTAAACATCTAAATATGACTATACTTGAAAGCAATATTGATTAGTTATCAAAGAAAGATGCAGAGATTTGCACACTAATGACTCCAAATTATGCTTTTTGAAAGGTTGAAGCTTATAGTTGTTATTATCTTTTCACAGGTTACACCCAAACCAATGTTGGTGAAGCCCTGGCAGCTGTGCATGGCTCTGAATTCAGTCAAACAACTATCTGCAGATTTGAGAACCTACAGCTCAGCTTTAAAAATGCATGCAAACTAAAAGCAATATTATCCAAGTGGCTGGAGGAAGCTGAGCAAGTGGGAGGTATTCAAACTGTTCTAAAAAATCCTGTTAGGTTTGATCTAAAACTAGGAGCTTTGATTGGCAGGATTCGTGCTAAAGTAAAATGTTAGAGGTTTTgtggataaaaaaataaataaatgccttgttTCATTACATGAAAAACTAAAGGCTGAGAGCAATCTTAAAATAATTGTATTGGGAAGGTAAATTAATACCAACTTCACCATGCCCGGGGGACAAGGTTTTAGACCTGAGTCACCTGTGACAGCACCATGCAAAGTAGATCTTTGATGATCTGAGTAATCCTGTGATGGCTTTCCTgttatgtctctttccctttttatctcctacCCTTCacctacaaaaaacaaacaaaacgaaCATTTTAGAGAGtttgccagaagtggtggaatgACACAGGCagcagaaataaattaaaaatattattcagaTATTTTTTCCCTGTAGTTGCATATGAATCGTTTTTTATAACTTAGCATGAATATAATCAGAGCTTTTGCACACATCAATTTGCTAAGTAAACAAAAGCACTTTCTAGATGGACATATTCATGTGATAAAAATTCTCTATTCATAACAATGACACAGGTGGGTACAGAACCAAATTTGAGAGTATATGGAACAAATGTTTCACCAAAAGTAGATAGGAATATTATTTAGGGGGAAATGTTTTTGCAAAGTTACTATTTACTTTcacattaacattttttttttttccaccagagcactgatcagccctggcttttggtggtgcaggggattgaagctgggaccttagTCTCAAGCATGacaatctgtttgtataaccattatgctatctacccctgccctaatgtTAGCATTTCTTTCTAGAgtttataatataaaatttttcTAGACAGCAGACATTTAAAACAAAtgtgttatttcattttttttgtacAGAAAACTTGACATCCTCAAATTGAATAACTTATTTTTCCAATACTTAGTTTTGGTCATTATCCTTCTTGGCCCCATTACAGCTTTATACAGTGAAAAAGTGGGAGCAAATGAAAGGAAGAGGAAGCGGAGAACAACTATAAGGTATTCTTTTATGCTGTTAaaaaatgctagaagaaaaagaTGTTTTACAGATGGAACCGGCAGTTCAATCTAATATAGGTGCAACCAGACATGTAAATACAAGACGAAAAGCCAACTAAGAAAAAAccagataaatgaaaatatacaATTTAATAATGTAAAAGTTAGGACAGggagcccaggcagtggcacacttggttaagtgcccacagtactatccatgcacaaggacccgtgcaaggatccaacTTCAAGTCACTCCCCCATTCCTGTCTGAGCACATGTTAGAGTGGACCAGGACCCAGATTacagccctcggtccccacctgcaaggggaaagctttgcaagtggtaaagcagtgttgcaggtgcctctctgtctttctccctctctatcaccacctaccctctcaatttctagctggcTCTATTCattaaagataatatttaaaaaaaataggaaaattcaTTTGTCTTTTTGTGATTTCTGTGAGGCCTACCTACAGAGgaaatgttaatatatatatatatatctttgattAATTCATTGTATActaaacatttcatttattttgaacaattaaatatatatattttaataattaaaaattttgggGGGCATTTAGACCTGTCTTATGGAAGCGCTCATTTTGTTTGAGAGGCTGGTGCCCTCTTGTGGTACAAACTGTGTTATACACAGAAATCCTGACTTGCCTTAactccctcttcctgtctctgcTCACCCTACACTGTATAAGCTGAGCATCTAATATACAAATTCCTCAATATTATTTATTGAAGACTTTTGAAAGTGTTTATGGTACCACTAAATTATCTTCTCATGTTCATGCTGACAAAATTCAAAGTAGCTCATTTTTTATCTTCCAAAAGCAACGTACTCTGTTTTCCCCAATTCTTTCCCAGTATTGCCGCTAAAGATGCACTGGAGAGACACTTTGGAGAACAGAATAAACCTTCCTCTCAGGAGATCATTCGGATGGCAGAAGAACTGAATCTTGAGAAAGAAGTAGTCAGAGTCTGGTTTTGCAAccgaaggcagagagagaaacggGTGAAGACCAGTCTGAATCAGAGTTTATTTACTATTTCTAAGGAGCATCTTGAATGCAGATAAAATATCCTGAAAgccagttttcctttttcttcaacaAAAGTAGACATTTGCTACTTGACTTTTAGTAAATTTTGCAgaatcttttctatcttttttttttttttttaaggcacacCATTTAAACTCTATTTAAGAATCACTGTCTTTTAATGTCCGAATTCAGACTATACATTTAAACTAAGGGGTAAAATGATAATCACTcaacttccctcccctcttcttggTCGCTGGAACCATAACATACAGTGCACAGGAGTACACACAAGTATATTTTACTTTAAGAGTTCCTTTTCTGAAGGGTTtttgtcagctttttttttttttttttagtatctctaTCAGTAAAATTTAGTAATTAGTGTCCTGCACACCATTAGCTGAAGTTTACTTAAACTGAAAGTTTAGAATTTAAGAACCAGAAGTGCCTgagaattttattatttcatttaggaGTAGATCTAATTCAGAAGTGACATCTTTGAAATTAATATTTAGGGCTCAGcaccccttccccccaaaaaagtattttaaaagagttgtagaaactttgacctttttattattcctagagaatttttttttttgatgtttagCTATAGAAAGCATGCTTTAGGAATTCTTGAGCCCTGACCTGCTCAAGGATAATAAAGAATATAAATTGCAATAATGCAGGGGATGCATCTAATGTTTGTGATTGTTTCTTTAGTGTCTGGGAAAAGTCACAagtaaaagagatttattttcgGCTCAGTTGACTAAAATGACTtgccattaataataaaaattttagtatGTTGAAGTATCTAATCTGAATTGTATCTCAAGGAtcatgtttatttaatttatagtaattatttatctggaatatataaaataaattataatgttGTATCAATCTAAAATAGTGAATTTTTATACTGAGTTTAAACTTGCTAACAATATATGTCTCACTTATTTCCTATAACATAAATGAATATAATTAGAGTACATCTTATTGTTGACTTGAAATGTTTACTAAATAAATCATACTGTCTCACCTCTTAGTTTGGATGTTAACAAAGTAAGTTGTATACAGGTCACATCTATGTAGATCATTCATAAGTCTGTGCACGAATCATGACCATCACTTGAATGGTTAGAGAAAAATTTATACATGAACAAGTACTCAAAATTTTCAGTGACATGATCACCCCAGCTTTATCACTCAAACTTTAAATTGTTAAATGCATGAACATGAATACATTATTTTTTCAACTGTAAATTCCATACGACTGGCATTGGAATGTAGAAATTCCTCCTCCAGAATAATATACTTGTATACTAAGTTGGGAAGAGAATTTTTCATTTCAAAATGCAGTAAGTTGTTAGACATACAGCTACATATAAATACATtagaaatttcaaaataaaaaacctTATGAACTTAGAATAGTGAGCTTTGTTCCTTTTAAATGTGAATCTGCTGGAATGTCTGATTAACTTGTGAAACTGAAATAAGCATAGGTATCTTTAGATCGCCACACAGATATGTTTAGATCACATTAGCATCATCTAGGACAGGGAGATGGGACAGCATAGCAGTAGTGCACAGGAATTACAAGGAAGAGGTTTGGCACCACAAATAGCCAAAGATGAGGAGTGTTATGGGTCACAGAACCAAACCAAAAATATGCAGCATTGGaagctaccccccaccccacatacaCGCACACCATAAAGGAGTTATTACCAATCAGTCAGTACTTACCACTGACATATTGACATAGTAGTTATTTAGACATCCGCAAGTTAGTTGTAAATGTACTGATATGAACAATGAACTTATGACCTATTGATTGATTATGTTGTATACATTCATGCTTTTCAGAAGAAACATTTAAGAAATGACGTTAACTATAATCTTCCCACCTTGTGTCCTTATGCTATCTTCAGTGGTAAATCTCCAGAAGTTCAGCAGAAAGATATTTGTTAAAAGCACACTTAACTTTACTGGTAGTAGCTGATGAATGTATTCATATAGCTTCCCTTTCCATGTCTTAATTACAGGTTTTTCCCTAAAGCAGTATTTTGTGTTTAGGGATGAGAGAGTATCCCATCTTCCAAAGAATTAGGAAATACATATacttgtatgtgtgtatatgtatttcCTAATTCTTTGGAAGATGGGAGACAGAGGTAATATTCTACTAGTAAAATGCCTGAACTCAACCTTCACTATCCTCACTACTCCCCTAAGGCACATTCGGTGCAGCTGATACTTAAAGGACGTGAAATTGTTAACAACTTTTTAATTGTGAGATTTTTctgtagctgaaaaaaaaatacggtttcaaagaaaaagaaaaaagtcaacatGGACTATTCTACACCAGGACATACACCCTTCTTCAACAGACTAAAGCAGTATAAACTTGTCAGACACGCAGGGACTAGGCTAGCACGTGGCTACTAGATTAGTAGTGAATAGTCGTGTACCCAATTTTTTTGtatcagttttttttctctttgatatgATACTCAAAAATCTTTCACCCATAACTTTCCTATCTTGAAATAGAATGTGACACTGGGTTGTATCCTTTTCAGAGTGCTAtatgctt of Erinaceus europaeus chromosome 14, mEriEur2.1, whole genome shotgun sequence contains these proteins:
- the POU1F1 gene encoding pituitary-specific positive transcription factor 1 isoform X2, which produces MHHSASECLPVSNHATNVMSAATGLHYSVPSCHYGNQSTTYGVMAGSLTPCLYKFPDHTLSHGFPPMHQPLLAEDPTAPDFKQELRRKSKLAEEPIDMDSPEIRELEKFANEFKVRRIKLGYTQTNVGEALAAVHGSEFSQTTICRFENLQLSFKNACKLKAILSKWLEEAEQVGALYSEKVGANERKRKRRTTISIAAKDALERHFGEQNKPSSQEIIRMAEELNLEKEVVRVWFCNRRQREKRVKTSLNQSLFTISKEHLECR
- the POU1F1 gene encoding pituitary-specific positive transcription factor 1 isoform X3; amino-acid sequence: MTCRPFTSADTFIPLNSESSATLPLIMHHSASECLPVSNHATNVMSAVPSILSLIQTPKCLHTYFSVAIPGNTATGLHYSVPSCHYGNQSTTYGVMAGSLTPCLYKFPDHTLSHGFPPMHQPLLAEDPTAPDFKQELRRKSKLAEEPIDMDSPEIRELEKFANEFKVRRIKLGYTQTNVGEALAAVHGSEFSQTTICRFENLQLSFKNACKLKAILSKWLEEAEQVGALYSEKVGANERKRKRRTTISIAAKDALERHFGEQNKPSSQEIIRMAEELNLEKEVVRVWFCNRRQREKRVKTSLNQSLFTISKEHLECR
- the POU1F1 gene encoding pituitary-specific positive transcription factor 1 isoform X1; the protein is MTCRPFTSADTFIPLNSESSATLPLIMHHSASECLPVSNHATNVMSAATGLHYSVPSCHYGNQSTTYGVMAGSLTPCLYKFPDHTLSHGFPPMHQPLLAEDPTAPDFKQELRRKSKLAEEPIDMDSPEIRELEKFANEFKVRRIKLGYTQTNVGEALAAVHGSEFSQTTICRFENLQLSFKNACKLKAILSKWLEEAEQVGALYSEKVGANERKRKRRTTISIAAKDALERHFGEQNKPSSQEIIRMAEELNLEKEVVRVWFCNRRQREKRVKTSLNQSLFTISKEHLECR